The Eubacteriales bacterium genome has a window encoding:
- a CDS encoding RluA family pseudouridine synthase, with protein sequence MANDLTIEKRTILSNDLTIEKRTILSAETIRLDTYLAQEFKDYSRSFFKTLILDERVYVNGNIAKANHKLREGDEVEVRFKKPQEIDLTPVNIPFDIVYEDEYLAVINKPKGLVVHPAAGNYTNTLVNALLYKIKDLSGINGEIRPGIVHRLDKDTSGLMLIAKNDFAHKSLADQIKNKTASRKYLAIVHGNIKEDEFTVDKPIGRSRSDRKKMGIVSNGRNAVTHFKVLNRFINYTLVEAQLETGRTHQIRVHLKSIGHPAAGDKVYGPKSVALTKTGQLLHAYQITFLHPKTNEKMTFTAKPEKEFEKVLNDLRKSNK encoded by the coding sequence ATGGCAAATGATTTAACTATAGAAAAAAGAACAATACTTAGCAATGATTTAACTATAGAAAAAAGAACAATACTTAGCGCTGAGACTATAAGGCTAGATACCTATTTGGCCCAAGAGTTTAAAGACTATTCACGTTCTTTTTTTAAAACGCTTATTTTAGATGAGCGCGTTTATGTAAACGGTAATATAGCCAAGGCCAACCATAAGCTGCGTGAAGGCGATGAGGTTGAAGTCCGCTTTAAAAAGCCGCAGGAAATAGATTTAACGCCGGTAAATATTCCGTTTGACATAGTTTATGAAGATGAATATTTAGCAGTAATCAATAAGCCCAAGGGGCTGGTGGTGCATCCTGCGGCCGGCAACTATACGAATACACTTGTCAACGCCCTGCTCTATAAAATAAAAGACTTATCAGGCATAAACGGCGAAATACGCCCGGGAATAGTGCACCGCTTAGATAAGGATACTTCAGGGCTCATGCTTATAGCCAAAAACGATTTTGCACATAAGTCCTTAGCCGACCAGATAAAAAACAAGACTGCAAGCAGAAAATACTTGGCCATAGTTCACGGCAACATAAAAGAAGACGAGTTTACAGTAGATAAACCCATTGGCAGGAGTAGGTCGGACAGGAAAAAGATGGGTATAGTATCTAACGGCAGAAATGCAGTAACGCATTTTAAAGTGCTTAATCGGTTTATAAACTATACTTTAGTAGAGGCACAGCTCGAAACCGGGCGGACGCACCAGATAAGGGTACATCTAAAAAGTATTGGGCATCCTGCCGCAGGGGACAAGGTTTATGGCCCTAAGTCCGTCGCGCTTACAAAAACAGGGCAGCTTTTACATGCGTACCAGATAACTTTTTTACACCCTAAGACAAATGAAAAGATGACATTTACAGCCAAACCTGAAAAAGAATTTGAAAAAGTTCTTAATGATTTAAGAAAAAGTAATAAATAG
- the pyrR gene encoding bifunctional pyr operon transcriptional regulator/uracil phosphoribosyltransferase PyrR translates to MNEKAYIMDEQAVFRALKRMSHEIIESNNGVDNLALIGIQRRGVVLAKAIRNYIKEFEGATVDMGVLDITFYRDDLSLTAVHPVLNSTDITFDINNKNIVLVDDVLFTGRTARAAMEAIIDLGRPKFIKLAALIDRGHRELPIRADFIGKNVPTATNEIVCVMVNEFDGKTGVYIEKKEN, encoded by the coding sequence ATGAATGAAAAAGCTTATATAATGGATGAACAGGCAGTGTTTCGAGCGCTAAAACGCATGTCACATGAAATAATCGAAAGCAATAACGGCGTAGACAACCTTGCACTGATCGGCATACAAAGAAGAGGCGTGGTTTTAGCTAAGGCAATACGAAATTATATAAAGGAATTTGAAGGTGCTACAGTGGACATGGGGGTACTGGATATAACGTTTTATAGAGACGACTTATCATTAACAGCAGTACATCCGGTATTAAATTCTACGGATATTACTTTTGATATTAATAACAAAAATATAGTTTTAGTTGACGACGTGTTATTTACAGGAAGGACGGCAAGGGCTGCAATGGAAGCAATAATAGACCTTGGGCGTCCTAAATTTATAAAACTGGCCGCCCTTATCGACAGAGGGCACAGGGAGCTCCCGATAAGAGCTGATTTTATCGGTAAAAATGTCCCTACTGCGACAAATGAAATAGTTTGTGTTATGGTTAATGAATTCGACGGTAAAACAGGCGTTTATATTGAGAAAAAAGAAAATTAA
- a CDS encoding aspartate carbamoyltransferase catalytic subunit, giving the protein MKLSSKDLLGLKDLSKEEIVLILDTATTMKGLLKGNAKKMPHLQGKSIITLFYENSTRTKTSFELAGKFLGASMSSISASASSVQKGENLIDTGKTLDAMATDIIIMRHPMSGSAALLSQYVSAGIVNAGDGMNEHPTQALLDMYTMREKYGNLEGLNVSIFGDVLHSRVARSNLWGLSKLGANVTFCAPYTFLPKDIDKTKAKITSDKFAAAKGADVLMGLRIQKERQSGGLFPSASEYNAKFGIDTEVLKLAKKDAIVMHPGPVNRGIEITSEVADSSQSVINEQVTNGLAVRMALLYLLTRRNINENID; this is encoded by the coding sequence ATGAAACTTTCATCAAAAGATCTGTTAGGGCTTAAAGATCTGTCAAAAGAAGAAATAGTGCTTATTTTAGACACGGCCACAACTATGAAAGGCCTTTTAAAAGGCAACGCTAAAAAAATGCCGCATCTTCAGGGCAAGTCTATTATTACACTGTTTTATGAAAACAGCACCCGTACAAAGACTTCATTTGAACTTGCCGGAAAATTTTTGGGGGCTTCGATGAGCAGTATATCCGCTTCCGCTTCAAGCGTCCAAAAAGGCGAGAACCTGATCGATACGGGAAAGACGCTGGATGCAATGGCAACGGATATAATCATAATGCGCCATCCGATGTCCGGCTCTGCTGCGCTTTTGTCTCAGTATGTCTCGGCAGGAATAGTCAATGCCGGAGACGGCATGAACGAACACCCGACGCAAGCACTTTTGGACATGTATACTATGAGGGAAAAATACGGGAATCTGGAGGGCTTAAACGTCTCTATATTCGGCGATGTGCTGCATAGCCGCGTAGCCAGGAGCAACCTGTGGGGGCTATCCAAGCTGGGAGCAAACGTAACGTTTTGCGCTCCTTATACCTTTTTGCCAAAAGATATAGATAAAACTAAAGCTAAAATCACATCGGATAAATTCGCGGCTGCAAAAGGAGCGGACGTTTTAATGGGTCTTAGGATCCAAAAAGAAAGGCAGTCCGGTGGGTTGTTCCCATCCGCAAGTGAATACAATGCTAAATTCGGCATAGACACCGAAGTTTTAAAACTTGCTAAAAAAGATGCGATAGTCATGCACCCGGGCCCAGTTAACCGCGGAATCGAGATAACGTCTGAAGTGGCAGACTCAAGCCAATCTGTGATAAACGAACAGGTTACAAACGGGCTTGCGGTTAGAATGGCTCTACTATACCTTTTAACTCGGAGGAATATAAATGAGAATATTGATTAA
- a CDS encoding dihydroorotase → MRILIKNGTLINPMGKISGDADILINGSSVEKIGKNINTAADKVIDAKGMHVFPAFNDMHCHLRDPGQEYKEDIISGTKAAVAGGFASVACMPNTVPVIDNAALISYIVNKADQSGYCKVYPIGAVTKGQDGSELAEMAAMIDVGAVAFSDDGHPVLNGRIMKNALLYAKSFGALIISHCEDLSIRGEGVMNEGYYSTILGLKGISASAEEAMVAREALLARDTDSKVHIAHISTKGSVEIIRLAKKNGISVTCETCPHYFSMDDSWVKSTDANTKVNPPLRSKEDVSAIIEGLKDGTIDAIATDHAPHHRDEKLIEYDMAAFGLSGLETAFSLAITNLYNKKALTLNEITMLLSYNPAKLLNVEGGTVEEGKSADITIGDLNESYILSEENMYSKGKNTPLIGKELTGRIKYTIVNGKIVFENGNIK, encoded by the coding sequence ATGAGAATATTGATTAAAAACGGTACTTTAATAAACCCCATGGGAAAAATCAGCGGAGACGCAGACATTTTAATCAATGGTTCTTCAGTTGAAAAGATAGGCAAAAATATAAATACCGCTGCTGATAAAGTCATCGACGCTAAAGGAATGCACGTTTTCCCGGCTTTCAACGATATGCACTGCCATCTGCGCGACCCAGGGCAAGAATACAAAGAAGACATAATTTCAGGCACCAAAGCGGCAGTTGCCGGGGGCTTTGCCTCCGTTGCATGCATGCCGAACACGGTTCCCGTTATAGATAACGCTGCACTTATATCCTACATAGTAAATAAAGCAGACCAAAGCGGGTATTGCAAAGTATATCCCATAGGTGCGGTAACCAAAGGGCAAGACGGCAGTGAACTTGCTGAAATGGCAGCTATGATAGATGTCGGCGCCGTCGCTTTTTCAGACGATGGGCACCCCGTCTTAAATGGCAGGATTATGAAAAACGCGCTTCTTTACGCAAAGAGCTTTGGCGCTTTAATAATATCCCACTGTGAGGACTTAAGCATAAGGGGAGAAGGCGTTATGAACGAAGGGTACTACTCCACAATTCTTGGCTTAAAAGGCATATCAGCATCTGCAGAAGAAGCAATGGTAGCAAGGGAAGCCTTGCTGGCACGTGATACTGATTCTAAAGTCCATATAGCGCATATATCTACAAAAGGCTCGGTTGAAATAATACGCCTTGCCAAGAAAAACGGTATTTCAGTCACATGCGAAACATGCCCGCACTACTTCAGCATGGACGATTCTTGGGTAAAATCTACTGACGCAAATACCAAAGTTAACCCTCCGCTTAGGAGTAAAGAGGATGTTTCCGCGATAATCGAGGGGTTAAAAGACGGAACTATAGATGCAATAGCAACGGATCACGCTCCTCACCATAGGGATGAAAAACTAATTGAATACGACATGGCAGCATTTGGCCTGTCCGGGCTTGAAACGGCATTTTCTTTGGCAATAACGAACCTTTACAATAAAAAGGCACTTACACTTAACGAAATAACAATGCTTTTATCCTATAACCCGGCCAAGCTTCTAAATGTAGAAGGCGGTACCGTTGAAGAAGGTAAATCCGCCGACATAACCATAGGAGATTTAAACGAAAGTTATATCCTAAGCGAAGAAAATATGTACTCAAAGGGCAAAAATACGCCGCTTATAGGCAAAGAATTAACGGGGCGGATAAAATACACGATAGTTAACGGAAAAATAGTTTTTGAAAACGGAAACATAAAATAA
- the pyrF gene encoding orotidine-5'-phosphate decarboxylase — protein MRIDDLIVKIKDTKCPVCLGLDTAYEYLPEGFLKSGGNAFKKAAAGIFDFNKGIIDATCDLIPSVKVQVAYYEKYGVSGMQAFFDTIEYAKKKGLIAIADIKRNDIGATATAYANAYLDGTDIDGEDVLAFDADFITVNAYLGADGIKPFIDACKKTGKGLFCLVKTSNPSSGEFQDLTVNGKHLYELVGEKVSEWGKDLIGKYGFSSVGAVVGATYPKQASELRKLMPKSFFLIPGYGAQGASADDIVASFDKDGLGGIINSSRAILLAYRKDKYPNLSFDKAARQAVIDMREDILSSFNKNKINL, from the coding sequence ATGCGAATAGACGACCTTATCGTAAAAATTAAAGATACCAAATGCCCGGTTTGCTTGGGACTGGACACTGCATATGAATACCTGCCCGAAGGCTTTTTAAAAAGCGGCGGTAATGCATTTAAAAAAGCGGCGGCCGGAATCTTTGACTTTAACAAAGGCATAATCGATGCAACTTGCGATTTGATACCCTCTGTAAAAGTACAGGTAGCATACTATGAAAAATACGGAGTCAGCGGTATGCAGGCCTTCTTTGATACTATTGAATATGCGAAGAAAAAAGGGCTTATAGCAATAGCCGACATCAAAAGGAACGACATCGGCGCAACGGCTACAGCATATGCAAACGCATATTTAGACGGCACAGATATAGACGGGGAAGATGTGCTAGCTTTTGATGCCGATTTTATAACAGTAAACGCATACCTTGGCGCAGACGGCATCAAACCTTTTATAGATGCATGTAAAAAGACCGGAAAAGGTCTTTTCTGCCTGGTAAAGACATCTAATCCATCTTCCGGAGAATTTCAGGACCTTACGGTAAACGGCAAACACTTATATGAGCTGGTCGGCGAAAAAGTAAGCGAGTGGGGAAAAGACCTTATTGGAAAATATGGGTTTTCGTCTGTCGGCGCAGTCGTTGGGGCTACTTATCCGAAACAGGCCAGCGAGCTTAGAAAGCTTATGCCAAAATCATTTTTCTTGATACCGGGATACGGTGCTCAGGGGGCAAGTGCAGACGATATAGTAGCAAGCTTTGATAAAGACGGCCTTGGTGGGATTATAAATTCCTCCCGAGCTATATTACTTGCATATAGAAAAGATAAATATCCAAACCTAAGTTTTGATAAAGCCGCAAGGCAGGCGGTTATAGACATGAGAGAGGACATACTGTCTAGTTTTAACAAGAATAAGATAAACTTATAA
- a CDS encoding carbamoyl phosphate synthase small subunit: MAYLTLEDGTVYSGTSFGAKTNAFGEVVFNTGMTGYQEVLTDPSYCGQIVTMTYPLIGNYGVNVEDAESKKPQVRGFIVREMCENPSNWRSEKPLEEYLIENDIPGIQGIDTRALTRKIREFGTMRGLISQEMPTKEDIEEINEYSFSNPVDIVTCKKPYKLGTGKSDKKVAVLDFGLKQNILRSLLRRGLDICVYPAKTSTEEILKGGYSGLMLTNGPGDPKDNEEVIENIRKLYGKLPIFGICLGHQLLALAAGADTKKLKYGHRGANHPVKDLKRDRVYITSQNHGYTIVEDGLPKNMEVSHINLNDKTIEGIKFTDAPVFSVQFHPEASPGPEDTAYLFDEFVKLMNER, encoded by the coding sequence ATGGCTTACTTAACATTAGAGGACGGAACGGTATACAGCGGCACCTCGTTCGGCGCAAAGACAAATGCTTTCGGCGAAGTCGTTTTCAATACCGGGATGACAGGCTACCAAGAAGTTTTGACAGACCCGTCGTATTGCGGGCAGATAGTCACTATGACTTATCCGCTTATCGGCAACTACGGCGTAAATGTTGAAGATGCGGAATCTAAAAAGCCGCAGGTGAGAGGCTTTATCGTGCGGGAGATGTGTGAAAACCCAAGCAACTGGAGAAGCGAAAAGCCCCTTGAAGAGTACTTGATCGAAAACGATATACCAGGAATTCAGGGAATCGATACGCGCGCCTTGACAAGGAAGATAAGGGAATTCGGCACGATGCGCGGGCTTATTTCTCAGGAGATGCCAACAAAAGAGGATATAGAAGAAATAAACGAATATTCCTTTTCAAATCCTGTCGATATAGTAACATGCAAGAAGCCATATAAATTGGGGACAGGCAAAAGCGATAAAAAAGTTGCGGTTTTAGACTTTGGGCTTAAACAAAATATATTAAGAAGCCTTTTAAGAAGAGGCCTAGATATCTGCGTTTATCCAGCCAAGACCTCTACCGAAGAGATATTAAAAGGCGGCTACTCCGGCCTGATGCTGACAAATGGGCCCGGAGACCCCAAGGACAATGAAGAAGTTATTGAAAATATAAGAAAGCTTTATGGTAAGCTGCCCATTTTCGGTATATGCCTCGGGCACCAGCTCTTGGCCTTAGCAGCAGGTGCTGACACTAAGAAATTAAAATACGGGCATAGGGGGGCTAACCACCCGGTTAAAGATTTAAAACGCGACAGGGTGTATATAACCTCTCAGAACCACGGTTATACGATAGTTGAGGATGGCCTCCCTAAAAATATGGAGGTTAGCCATATAAACCTAAACGATAAAACTATTGAGGGCATTAAATTCACCGATGCGCCCGTCTTCTCCGTGCAGTTTCACCCCGAAGCATCGCCGGGGCCTGAAGATACAGCGTATTTATTCGATGAATTTGTTAAATTGATGAACGAAAGGTAA